The following is a genomic window from Neofelis nebulosa isolate mNeoNeb1 chromosome 12, mNeoNeb1.pri, whole genome shotgun sequence.
GTCTGCAAACCATGACTCCCTGGGGCCAAATCCAGCTCATTGCCTGATTTGTATGGCCTGTGAGAAGAAAATGCccctttgcatttttattttatttaaaaaaatttttaagtttatttatttattttgagagagatagagatagcacgagtgggggaggggcagcgagagagggaaagagaatcacaagcaggctctgcactgccagcacagagcccaatgtggggctcgaacccacaaagctgtgagatcatgacctgagctgaaaccaagaaccagacccttaacagactgagccacccaggcaccctagccccttttgcatttttaaatggctgaaaaaaaaaatctaaacactcATTTTGTGACCCATGACATTCATATAAAATTTAGTTTTCactgtccataaataaagttttaatggcGTACGGTCAACTCGTTTGCTCACATATTGCCCTTGGCTGATTTTGAGCTGCACCAGCAAGGTAAAGTAGTTGTGATGGCGATTGTGATGGTGAAGCCTAGAATGTttaccctctgtccctctgtggaGGGTTTGCTGCACACTGGTGCAGCATGGGGCCCCAGACTCCTGGCCTGGGTCTCTCGCTTATGTGAACTGGGTGGGTAACTCTACCTCCAgagcctctctttccttctttttcggtgtgtgtgtgtgtgtgtgtgtgtgtgtgtgtgtgtgtgtaataactCAAGTACACAGACTGGTAAAAAATAGAATGGGTCCCCATTGCCCATCATAAACATTATGAAATCTAAAGTATGTCATCTTGACTTCTGCCCCtcttgtttattttagaaataaaacctcAGTAAAGCCTGAGCCCATTCCTTCATCTCAGTGGATGAGGCAGCTTCATTCAGCTGACCTCTGAGTTTCCTCCCAGCTTTCCTGTtcgggagacagagggaggccaCAGCTTGACAGGCGGGACCACAGTTTGCACCTTATTTCTCAGAGTGATTTGTCTGGTGTTGTACATAATTTCCTTTTGAACACATGGAAAGTAGGACCACCGTGGGAtggttttctttcatcattgGTGTGGATTTTGGTTTTCTGTCTTGGCTGAGAGGCAGATCCACATCAAAATCAGTTTGGGTAATAGAGGATTCTAATGCTCATAACAAAAAGGCAAAGGCAACAACTCAGTTATTTTCCAAGTCATACATTCCTATTATAGACATGGAGGGAGGTAATTTTTACTCATCAAGTATCGAATCCACAGTAGAGCAAGAGAGGTTTCTAGCAAAATTCTTCCTATGATGGTAGACTCCTTCCTGGTTAATGACTTCACCAAAACTAAAGGAGTGTTGATGTTTGCCAGCCACAGTCTCTATCTCAAAACCCTAAATAAAGActcttttaaggaaagaaaaaaatccctagaAAACTGAGAGCCAGAAAACTAGctatcaaccaaaaaaaaaaaaaaaaaaaaaaaaaaagcatcttgcAACAGCAGCTTGATGAATGCTAAAACTCAACAACAGGTCTCCATGCTCTTAATAAACCTGAAGTGGCTCtcttaaaagccaaaaaaaaaaataaaagaaaaaaaagaaaagatgagtgtGACACCTGCCTTTATGTTATTTCAATTTTCAAACATCTTATTGATTCTTTGAAACCATTTGagagcttggggtggggggtaaaCATCCATGTGTTCTGATGCTTCAAGTGACACATTTACTGCTGTAAatgtgagctgtcagcccagagcctgatgcggggctcaaactcaccaactgtaagatcatgacctgagccgaagtcggacatttaaccaactgagccacctaggtgcccctcatttggCCTTTTAAAGCTTCAGAAAataaggttgtttttgttttacatgtttggAAATGGctttcctgccctgccctgtcctttcctttaaaaaaaaaaatgtttttaagctaAACGTGTTTCATATGAGATGATTTTGGAAATATCCAGTACCCACAACTAAATGTAGTTTCACAAGTGCTGGGGCAGTTTCAGAATCCAATTCAAGTCCTTTAACTGAGCACAGGGAGACTTATTAATTAATAGCCATATGGAATGCAGCTTCCTAACACTGACACTTACCAGTTCTATAGGACCTTGGGCAAAGTAACTAACTCTCTGTACCtcttgtttccttatctgtaaagggGAGGtactgaaacttaaaaataatgccCCAAAAATAGTATCTGGCACAAAAAAAGTGTTTGATAATGTTAGCTATTAATATTACTTGGTTTGTATGTGAACATTCAATGGAAAGTATCAGAACTCAAACTAAAGAACGGAATGAAaaaagggagggagtgagggagggaaggaaggaaagtagaagaaaattattGGTTCTCATAAGTAGAAAGCCCAGTGGATAGATTTGCTTCAGGTGCAGCTGCATTCAAGGACTCAGACCATGCAACCAGGAGACGCTTCCTCTCCATCTCTACTGCGCTCCTCCTCTCTGGTGGCAAAACAGCACCTAGCAAATCCAGGCTCACACCCATCCCTCTCAATTAAGTCGAGCAGAAGATGGAAGCCTCTTTTCCAACAATTGCAATAAGAATGTCATCTCATTGGGTCTGATTGGCTTCGCTTTGATCACCTGGCCATCCCTCAACTAATCACTATGGCTTGAGGCGATGATTTTGTTGGTCAGGCCAGGGTCATgtgccgcgccccccccccccccccccccccccagagctgAGGGCCCGGGAGTATGTTAAGGAGATTAACAGTGAGTGCAGTTATCATCAGAAGGATTGTGGTTGCTGACCAGGCAAAACCTACCCATGTTCACTAGTGATTATAAACCCCTTGAGAGGGCAGGGgctttgttttatctattttttgtagGCTAGGTTGTCTAGTGTAATAGTAGATGAACAATATTGGCTGAGTTATGGGGGACTCTCAAATGCCTGTGAGCCCTTCCGAGGAGGATTTGGCTGCCCCTCTGAGGGAAGACCAGATAAGTGACAAGATAGCATAGCTCCACTCTTGCCTGATATTCTCTTCCACTGCCTTAAGTCTCCAGACTCCATGATGTCTTCCTCATGAGGTGGTGTGGAGTAAAACAAACCCATACCTGCAGCAGGTGGGGGCCTGGGATAGGTAGTGAAAGGTAGGGTCTAGAgactttctctaattttgcctAGGGGTCATCGGTGGGTCTGTGAGCATCTGCATGGGAATGTGATGGATCCCTTGGAACAAAGGCCTTCACTGCTGGGGTTTGAAGGAGGGAACCCATGCATTAGAAAGATCAGGCTAGGAAAGAATTCCTCCTAATCCATGATTCCATGGCATTATTTTCTCTGAGTGTGTGGATCATAGACAACGTGACCATTTCTTATTCTATGGAAGTCAGAGGGTAAGTTTTTCAGGTGGCGACATTTCAGGAAAAGCTGTttactcttgcactgttggcacaGGCAGGCACAGATGGTTCTGGGTGAGATGGGTCTTTGAGGGACTTTTCTTACTGGAGAACTGATTATTTCAAGACTTTAGTGGCTCCCAGTCAACTCATTCGTTTACATATTGCTGTTACCTGATTTCTCACTGCATTGGCAGGGTTAAGTAGTTGTGATAGAGGATAATTGGAGGACTGAGTCCTCCCCTATGTCACTGGCTTTGAAGAAAGCTGGTTCTTTTTTTCAGGTTGGACACTGGCAAAATTTGGAGTTTGGGAAAACAACTCAAAATCTTGATAGCGTGTTtggtctgtgtttttttttttttttttttttttaatttttgggacagagagagacaaagcatgaacgggggaggggcagagagagagggagacacagaatcggaaacaggctccaagccatcagcccagagcctgacgcggggctcgaactcacggaccgcgagatcgtgacctggctgaagtcagacgcttaaccgactgcgccacccaggcgcccctggtctgtGTTTAGATGCAATGCACTGCTCTATGAACACAAACCAAACTAAATCAAATAACATGACCCAATCCAGCCAAAAAACCAACAAACCGCCTTAGTGAAAACCATTTATTAGACACAGGAGTGGGAAtgaggggaaaaaggagaaaaaatggcttttggactcttccttttttataaaCTACAGTGCAAGAGTCATGTATGGTACAcagtaaaatgcagattccccCTTAGAAAGTCTGGCTTAGTAAGCTTAGGCTGCACCcccagaatacacatttttaaaaacaatttttttagcatttatttatttttgagacagagagagacagagcatgaacaggggaggggcagagagagagggagacacagaatctgaaacaggctccaggctctgagcagtcagcacagagcccgaccccacataccgcgagatcatgacctgagccgaagtcggacgcttaaccgactgagccacccaggcgcccccagaatacacatttttaatagGTGTACtgagtgattctgatgcagatgGCCTCTGGACCACAGTGTCAAAAGTTACAGGGAAAAATTACCAGGGATGTTTTTGCTGGGATGACTTCCATCTCCGGCATTGTGATACAGGTGTGTGTACTTATTTTCAGCTACTGGAATCTCTggggaaggaataaatgaaattggCAGAAAttgctcattttttattctgtttgaatCCAAGTAGAGAGTATTCGAGCTGAAAGATTTGTTTGGGGCTGTTTTGAGGACTGAAGAAGCCAATCAGGTGTTAATAAAGAAGATCCCCTTAAGGCGTCCCCTTCCTTAGTATCAAACTATGGTCACATGACCCGGTGGGctatgtttttaatgaaaaatgaaaagattaggGTGCATGTAATGTTCTAAGTGTGAGTATTGCTTTATTAAATTTGTGTAgttgcatgtgcatgtgcacgtgtgttgGTACTGGTTTGTGGTGTGAGTGTATTTTTTTACTGTGGGATGTGgtcaacaaaatggaaagcaaCTGCCCTATCCTGGAATGACTCTGGAGAGATCTTTTAAATTCCCGTATTTCTGAGAATTGCTTGGATGTGTGAGGCAATAGGCCACACTGCCCACTAAGGCACGCGCAGCAACTGGCCAAAGCCCACAAAATTGATTTCCTCGCCAGACTAACAGTCCTGCAGCCCAGCcttaatatgtttaaataaagaTGGAGTAGGCAGGTGAAAGACATTGATGCCTGTAATAAGATTAAATTAGTGGGAGCTGGCAAGGAGGCATGCTCTTTTTCGAAAGTGATAATGGAGAAATGAGGGAATATCAAATTAGTAAAATTGGAGGAGGCCCCTGCCTGGAAAGAAGGATCCAGATGCAGGAAATCTGCAGTATGGGGGGAAGGCTGCTGTGGTAATGCAATCAGGATATTACTGATGTGTGGAGGAAGGCCCTTCTAGGAAGATGCCCTGTTGTATTAGGAGAGTACCTTGATAATGCATCTTGCTAATGATTGAACtggaaaaaggaaacataaaacaaaacaaaaacatgttgtgttttctttcttatccCAGAGTTCAGCTGATGAGCCTTCTGAGAAGGACGCTTTGCAGCCAGGCAGGAAACTGGTGGCTGCCGGCTACGCCCTGTATGGCAGTGCCACCATGTTGGTCCTGGCCATGGCGAATGGCGTCAACTGCTTCATGCTGGACCCGGTGAGAGACACTGTGTGAAGTTAGGTGCTTGGCTGGTGACTGCAAATGTCTGTTATTTGTGTGGGAGGGTGAAGGGGGGGGTATGTAGAGGTGGGAAATGAGGCCCACAGTGGGGCAGAGACGATGGAGTGGGGAAAGAGTGAGGGAGATGGAGGGGGCACTGTGTATATCGTGAGAAGCCTACTGAGGTGAGAAATAATATTTGtccagagcataagcaggggactTTGTTCCAAGATTAATTCTTTAGAACAGACATTACCAAATGGATTCAAATGTCCACCAAGTCCAGGCAGGCCACGTAAGTGAATGCAGTGTGCTGGGGAAGGAAGACTGGGGCAATGGTGGGGAATGGGGAAAGCTAGCTGGAGAGGTCTAGCAATTGTTACTATTTGGGAATAGGGGCCCAGTCTGGCCAAGGCTTCCAATGTTTCAAGAAacattggatttaaaaaatgtatgtgctAGCCAACTAAAACACATTTATGGACCAGATAGGGCCTGTAGATGGTCTGTTTGCCACTCAGTATCTCCGTTAACTAGCTTGTTTTGCAGAGGTGAATGGGTGTCCCAATGCAGTGGCttacatttcttcaaaaatagcTACCGAATTCATTTGATGTtgtgctcatgcatgcacacctTCTGTGAACCCTTGCAGTTTTGATAAGGCTTTGAAAAACTCAAGGAAGAGAacttaaagaaggaaatgaagataaTTCCTCCTTCCACCTTATAGAGAAAAGCTACCTTACAAAGAGGAGTCCAAGGTGGCGTGAAAATATTAACAGTTTTAATTTGTTGGTAATTCCTTCCACATGCCTGTTGATTGGAATTATCTCTTTATTCAGGTAGATGATGGTTTCAACAAAGCAGATGAATTGGGGAGAGAAATCTCTTTAAATATCTGGCCCACTTAAAACCTACTGTTGAATGTAGAATTCAGTAGGTCGGCACGTTCATTGTGCATTCGATACAGTGCCCCAAAGGGAAAAGAACTGGGCTTATAAATACCTTTTAGTTTTCGACGAGTCCTCCTATGACAGTAACGAAACTTCATCTATTTGGTGCTTTTTGTTGACGCACTGAACACAAGGTATAGATGCCTGGCTGGCACCTGGCGGGAGACAGTTTGTTCCTGGTGAGGCCCTGGACTCTGTGCATGGCAGATGGTATAAATGAGAACGTAGGCTGCCTTGGCCCCCTACAATCTTGCACAACTGGACTTTGCCTCCTTGGAAGAACCGGTGCTTAATAGATAAACGAGGCTAAGGGAACAATACCAGATTAAGCCTCCAAATGAGGTGACCTCAGGGGAAAATAGTGGCAGAACCAGAGCAAAGTTCACCCGGAGCCCAGCGGACAGTTTCTGGAATCACTGATGTTTGCAGATTTACTGTTTTGCCAGAGATGTACTGCTTCCCCCAGACATTCTTCTGGTGACTTCTCTGTTACCTTTGAGTTGGTGGACgtgtagaaaaaatgaaatcttttctcGTTTCCAGATCGTAGACCGGTGTTTCTGGGAGTAAGTTTCTGTGTATTTGATAGTCTTTTGCCATCCTGAGACCTAATGGCCCCTCAGTGTCTGGAAGAATGGTGCACGCCTGCTGTAATGGTCCCCTGCTGGGGACACCATCTCATTAACCCACTGCTCTCTGGTGCCTGCGGGGCGAACCTCGGACCCCCTTAgcgctttcttttcattttggctgATGGTTTCTGCTAAAAATACTGAGACAGCTCTCTCTGCGTTTCCAGCAGGCTTTAACTTTCAGAAGGCTTTTTAGTCTCTTGTCTGCACTTGCAAGAGACTTTGCTCCTTCATGTTTCGCATGCTCTGGCCAGGTACCAGGGCAGGGCATCTGGAAGCATGGCTTCATGAGCTCTCGGCACCTGTTGTGTGATGGATTTGTtttcaagacttttttctttcttttttaaaatgcttttaaaaaaaatgtttatttattttgagagaaagagagagagagagagacggagggggaagggcagagagagagggagaaagaatcctaaataGGCTCTATGCtctccatgcagagcccaactcggggctcaatcccatgaacatgagatcctgacctgagttgagatcaagagccagtcactcactgactgagtcactcaggcgcccctcaagaattcttttctaaatatagttatttatttatttagttttctgattataaaagaatGTTTCTACATAACTGTGGTCAgaatttttgggaaaaaaaaagcataaaaggaaaaaagaagaatcacTCACAATGAAGCCTTCCAATGACCACTGTTAATTCcagtctctttttctccttttcctcatccttcctgttctccttccattctgccttcccttcctccgTCTATTCCTCTCTTTCTAGGTCAGACACACTCCCTGTCTGCAGGAACCACTCTCTGCTGGGGGGGAGGTAAATGGCTGGAGACAGGTGTATTGAtacctcctttcttccctctcaccTCCATGgaacagccccctccccacaggacAGGTCTTCAAGCGCCCTCTTCTCAGGACATGTAGGAGCCCCAAACAACCCTCAGTCCAGAGCAGTAGGAGTTAGGTGACACTTTCCTTCCAGATTGCCATCTCCTCTAAAGTACCTCAGCCCTAAAGGCATCAACTCAGCACTGGGACTTGGTGGCAGGACTGAGTTCTGAGAAACACTTTGCAGACCCATCTCCTCactgacctcccctctggtaaccatcagtttgttctttgtagttaagagtttggttcttggtttgtctttctctctctcttctttttttcctttgctcatttgttttgtttcttaaattccacatatgagtggacaCACAATTCTTAATCTCCCTCAGGTTTTGCTGCTGTTTTACCTATTTctgccctccctgtttttgtctggtttctcTCTTGTTTTACTGAAACGATTTGAAAGCAAACCCCAAAATTTTGATCCCCTAACAACATCTGCAGcagcctcttctcttctttccttttcgcCCACTGACTCTTCCCTTGTCCTGTTCGCCATTACTGAAGTGGCAGGCTGGGGACATAGTGTCCCAGCTCCAGGAGAAGCATCCTGTGCCCCCCAGCCTCAGGacccccagcccagctcagcccagctcagcccagctcagcccagcccagcccagcccagccctcacacaagcctggaggaggcagctcatcacctctccctctccttcctgttTCCAGGCCATTGGAGAGTTCATTTTGGTGGACAGGGACgtgaaaatcaaaaagaaaggaaatatcttCAGCCTCAATGAGGGCTATGCCAAGGAATTCGACCCTGCTGTCACTGAGTATGTCCAGAGGAAGAAGTTCCCCCCGGTAAGTGAGGGCTCTGGGCAAGGGCCCGTGAGTTATGCACAGATCTGTTGGTTCATGATTTAGCCTGGAGGCTAAAGGTGGCAGGGATCACAGGGCCTTGGATTCCACTGTGCACTGACCCCATGATGAAATTCCCACCTAGTCCTGGGCACTGGAGCCCCTGCCCTCAGAAGTCAAAGTCCGAGGGTCCGTATCAGCCTTAGCTACTTTCTCTTGGCAGAAGAAAATTAGGATAATAAAGTCGCCGGATGAATGAGTTCGTTCATGGCAGTGAAACATTTCACTTCTGTAGTCCCTGATCTCAGATGGCACAGAATGTGGTTCTCGTACCCAGGTGCCCACCTTGTGGTGTCCAATGGATTTCTATCCACCATCTCAAGATTAAGAGTGTCCATCTTGGCATCTTTCTGAAGAGGTTACAAATTACCAAATACAAAGAGAAGGAATGGCTGTTTATAAAGTTGGTTCTATGCAGGAATATCCAGTTTTGTCATACTCCTACTTAAATGCCACTGAGGAGGAAGCCCAGATACTGTTTGGCATTCAGGGCCTCAGAGCTGGCCCCAGGCTCTCTTTCCAGCTTTACTATCTCTCTTTCCACCTTACCCTGgattcccctcccacccctgaagCTTGCACACACGCACTGCACCAGGGTCCTCCCCAGACCCCTGGTGGACAGCATTTgcatttgccttctctgtgttgcCATACTTTGCTTGGGCGGTTCCCTTCCCCCCTTGCCCAGCTCCTTAGCTTGGCAAAATCCTTCTCAGCCTGCAATGTCCCGGTAAAACGTATGATTTTGTGATGGCCATCCCAACCCCATAACCAGAATCAACCCATCCCCAGTTGGGGCTTCTGCAGGTAATTTGACCTATTGTGAGATGTGTAAGAATGGGGCTATTCGTTTCTGCTCCTTGGGAACAGGATATTCATCACATTGCCTATCACAGCCCCAAATAAGCGCCTCGTAGGTGTTCATTAAATGACTGTTGAATCAGATGAGCATAGAAGACACAGAACTCATTTTCTTTGCGGCAACCCTAATTATTGTTAATCTTAACCTTGCAGGACAACACAGCGCCCTATGGCGCCAGGTACGTGGGCTCCATGGTGGCTGATGTCCACCGCACCCTGGTCTATGGAGGGATCTTTCTGTACCCAGCTAACAAGAAGAGCCCCAATGGAAAGGTAAACAAATCCCCTGAAAGGTGATTGAGAGGCACTGGAGTTCCTTTGCAGCCCAGGGAATTTGACTtcggaagaaagaaagatgacagTAGCTATTATATTGCCATTGTGCTCCGCAGTAGGATGCTAAGGATATGTGTGGCATCTTCTTTCCTAGATTAGAGGTTGTCCTCATTAAAGCCAGGTGATATCAGCTCAAAATGGTCTCTTGAGAGCCCTTCCATTGCTAAAGATAAGTAATAGTGTTATGGTGAGGACAGGTGCTTCCAGTGGGTGCGTGGTTTGGCCTGGGAAAAATGAATGCCATTCATAATGTGAAATGAAACAGTTCAGCTTCATTGCCAAGGCAGAAAAATCGAATATGTATCCAAGTAGAGGTTTCCTTTGATTGTTTTCAAGAggcataaaatagaaataactaaTGAGCTGACATTGGCTGCTTGGAAAATGAAACCTTCCTAGGGAAAGAAAGACTCTCTGGGGAAACCTAGAGCTTTCAGGGAAGCTGTTATCACTGACTGCACTGGTCTAATGCCCACAGAGTCCCGAAGCCATGGGGTGAGCTGTGCTTGCTTAACACTGGCTGAGGGATGCCCCGCTTTTCTTCTACACAGTGACAGTGTGTTTCCTTCCCAAATATTGTCCCTTTGTTTTCCCCGATagacagactgtcttttttttttttttttaatgcaagaaaaGGAATGGGAACAATAATCCCCTTAAGATAGTTAGAAGTGTATATGTTCCAGATATGTTCAGATTTCTGTTTACAGCTGGTGGTGTCCAGTTTGCTGAAGGCATTCTTATTTGCTTAAAACAGCGCCCTTGCCACAGCCACGTCAGGCATCTCAGCCTGTGTGATTAGCCTGCTCCATAGCACTTTTCTTTAATgcctaaaaaaattgtttctgaaCACAGATATTGAGGtgcctccttttttcccctcaattttgcaaATCTGGCCATGACACCTGTATGGAAATAGAGTCAGGAAACACCTGCAAAAAGCTGTCTGCTCAATAGGCAGACTGCATGAAAATGAACacaataaaaaagttaatatttaaaagtaaatgccAAGATGTATAACATACTAAATCCCAACCCTGAAGCCTTTGGAGAATTGTAAAAGGAACGTGCACAGCGTTGCAAACAATATCATACTGTTTGGAGGAGCCAGTCTGCTTTCCAGATGTCTGCAGCCAGACACTACCATGGATGTTTAATGCTTTTAGAATAGGCAAAGCTCCATCCAAAACACACACCGAGTCACTCATTAGGTCCAGTTTCCGTGCTATAAAGAGAAGGGAACCATCAGTTCTGCCAAAATGTCATTCAGTCCTGAGTCCAGGTGGTCTGTCTCCCATTTGCATCAGGCCATCTATtgctggctctggctctggcttgATGAATGGCTTAATTTAACCAAATGGTTAAGTTAACCATTTGGTCTTAGAGGCagtcttgggggtgggggctatTACAAcctcagaaggaaagggagagttACATGTTACCTTGGAAACTCCCACTAGCTCTGTATTAGTTTGGTATAGAACAAATCCCTTTTCTATGTAATATTCTGGTGTGAGGGCGCTGCTCTTGGCTCTTTTTTTCAGTTGAGACTGCTATACGAATGTAACCCAATGGCCTACGTCATGGAGAAGGCTGGAGGATTGGCTACCACTGGCAAGGAAGCTGTACTGGACATTGTTCCCACTGAGATCCACCAGAGGGCGCCAATCATCTTGGGGTCGCCTGAAGACGTGAAGGAGTTCCTGGAGATCTGTAAGAAGCACGCTGCCAAATGAAGAAGTGGCCTTGCCCACACCAGAAAGAAGTGCCATTTACCTGGACCTTTTATCCCACACGGTGCTACCCCTTTCTGACTGCGCATCATACATTCCtaaacagcagaaataaaaagcatgcaTAGTTTCACTGTCAAATGCTGTGTAGTGCTTGGTGCTGCCTTACTATCTCAGTAATGCTATGGATGGCATGTTTTGAGTGGATAGGAGAGAAATAAACGtcttctatttctaaaaaaagaGTCGTCCTTGCTTTGTGTCAAACAATAGTAGtagtgataataataacaataacagtgAATGCATAGAAATTAGATAGctgatttaatcttcacaacaaccttacCAACTAGGCACCATCTATAAATgacccatttcacaggtgatgGAATgaacagagaggtgaagtaatttgcccaaggtctccAACCGATGCGCGGCAGCGCTGGGATACAAACCCAGGTACTCTGGCCACTGAACTTAGAGTTAATGTGTCCCTTGTTCTTTGTGTTGCCCGTTCAGGTCTGAGTGCGCAGAACTAACCTGAGCAGAGAGAGCTGTTTATGCCTTCCTGGGAACTGGACAGGTGAAAAGTTAGGGGGCCACCCATCTATGACCTAACCTTCTGAGTCTAAAGGCTTATGTTGCCACTCAGTAGTGACTTTTCAATAAAAACATAGCACTCTATTGAACAACAAAGCCTAATAATTCCTAAGGTCTAATTACCTTAAGTAAAAAGATTCatcataaaatgtaatttaaggaaatacaatttattgCAAGCAAGTCTATTTCTCACTAGGCTCACTGTATAAACAGTGTCTCCCTTAGCTGACCCTGGACTAGAATTCCCAGATCATGGCAAGTTATATGTTAAAAAACATCTGTGGGCTTTCTTGAGCTCTAGATTTAAACagatatgttaatatataataaatgttatttgctATATTAATCCATAATTATATCgatacagtaaaatattttatcaaacatatttaccatattaaaacatttaatattttaaatacttaatatatttaatgtattaataaaatatagatatgtaatagataaatatatatatatttttacttgtaAGTTTAAATATGTGTCTGTAAATCCTGCTCTTTTCCCTCCAAATAATCCCTGCCAATTTCATGTTTTCCAACAAGGAACTTAGTTTGAGTTTAAGCATTGGGTCCACTTTTGTCCACTGACTAGACCCAA
Proteins encoded in this region:
- the FBP1 gene encoding fructose-1,6-bisphosphatase 1, whose amino-acid sequence is MTDRAAFDTDIVTLTRFVMEEGRKARGTGEMTQLLNSLCTAVKAISTAVRKAGIAHLYGIAGSTNVTGDQVKKLDVLSNDLVINMLKSSFATCVLVSEEDKHAIIVEPEKRGKYVVCFDPLDGSSNIDCLVSIGTIFGIYKKSSADEPSEKDALQPGRKLVAAGYALYGSATMLVLAMANGVNCFMLDPAIGEFILVDRDVKIKKKGNIFSLNEGYAKEFDPAVTEYVQRKKFPPDNTAPYGARYVGSMVADVHRTLVYGGIFLYPANKKSPNGKLRLLYECNPMAYVMEKAGGLATTGKEAVLDIVPTEIHQRAPIILGSPEDVKEFLEICKKHAAK